A single genomic interval of Amblyomma americanum isolate KBUSLIRL-KWMA chromosome 11, ASM5285725v1, whole genome shotgun sequence harbors:
- the LOC144110552 gene encoding uncharacterized protein LOC144110552, whose product MELYEEAFKLQEMIESDMRAELSPAGELRCGLGDDSLDAFEPPSVWSTGISLISELDGLEGLLVDPQTGLPPHRNSATPATLQLNVTLAAAVTAATSAPTVQTMSSTSLEQLTVRPMSPSSPDDDAAVVASLHDVAPAEDPLAPGAYPKPAYSYSCLIAMALRNSSTGSLPVNEIYSFMTENFPYFRTAPSGWKNSVRHNLSLNKCFEKIEKPGAQQRKGCLWTLNPTRAAKMHDELLKWSRKDPAAIRRSMANPERLELLERGQSLTATLASGPGEDTAHIDEEG is encoded by the exons ATGGAGCTGTACGAGGAGGCGTTCAAGCTGCAGGAGATGATCGAGTCGGACATGCGTGCCGAGCTATCGCCGGCGGGCGAGCTCCGGTGCGGCTTGGGCGACGACTCGCTGGACGCGTTCGAGCCCCCCTCGGTCTGGTCCACGGGCATCTCGCTCATCTCGGAGCTGGACGGCCTCGAGGGCCTGCTGGTCGACCCGCAGACGGGGCTGCCGCCGCACCGGAACTCGGCGACACCGGCCACGCTTCAGCTGAACGTCACCCTGGCGGCGGCCGTCACAGCGGCCACCTCAG CACCCACTGTGCAGACGATGTCATCAACTTCGTTGGAACAGCTGACCGTGCGCCCAATGTCACCGTCGTCCCCAGACGATGACGCAGCAGTGGTGGCCTCGCTGCACGATGTAGCACCGGCCGAGGACCCCCTGGCACCCGGTGCTTACCCCAAGCCGGCCTACTCATACTCGTGTCTCATTGCCATGGCGCTGCGCAATAGCAGCACCGGGAGCCTTCCCGTCAATGAGATCTACAGTTTCATGAC AGAGAACTTCCCATACTTCCGGACAGCACCTAGCGGCTGGAAGAACTCGGTGCGCCACAACCTGTCCCTGAACAAGTGCTTCGAGAAGATCGAGAAGCCCGGGGCACAACAGCGGAAGGGCTGCCTCTGGACGCTCAACCCAACCCGTGCGGCCAAGATGCACGACGAACTGCTCAAGTGGAGCCGCAAGGACCCCGCAGCCATCCGGAGAAGCATGGCTAACCCAGAGCGTCTCGAGCTGCTCGAGCGGGGCCAGTCCTTAACCGCCACCCTGGCCAGTGGCCCTGGGGAGGACACCGCGCACATCGATGAGGAGGGCTGA